CTCCAGGGGGTCATGTCGGTCAGCTCTTGCCTGAAGATCTCCAGCTCTTTTGGCTAATGAATGCCTCCTCCTGCCCTTGATTCTCTTTTGCAAAACACTGGTCACTTGTGCACATGAGCTTGTCATTCGTTCTCAGGGACTCAGAGGAGCACTGTCTCTCTCTCGTTCAAGGTTCAGGGTGGCGGCTTATTTTCAAGGGGCTGTGAAGAAAGGCCGTCTCCCCTCTAGTCACGTAATTGCTGCCGGACTTCAGGTGGCCCTCAGGTCCGGCCCCTTCTGGGACACAGATGGTCTCTGTCCTTGTTCTGCTGTTGCCCTGTCCCGCCCACCACAGCCAGAGGGTCTGTCAGATTTCAGTCTGGTCCCCCCCAGCTCCACTAGGCCAGACACATCTCAACAAAATGCCCGAAGGTGCTTGGGCATTTGCTCGTCGGTCGTGGGGCGTGGGGCTCGGCCTTCCCTGCCCCGAGGCACAGGCGCCCCAGGACTCTCAGCTCCCGGGATGTGTCCCCACACAGGGAGGAGTGGATGCAGGCCATCCAGATGGTCGCCAACAGCCTCAAGCAGCGGGGCCCGGGGGAGGATCCCATGGACTACAAGTGTGGCTCCCCCAGCGACCCCTCTGCAGCCGAGGAGATGGAAGTGGCAGTTAGCAAGGCGCGGGCCAAGGTGGTAAGTGCTGGGAAGGCAGGTGGCCAGCGATTGGGGCCTGCCCGTCAGTGAGCACCCCTCTCCCTCTCAAGCCTGGCCCTGCCGCCCTTGATTTCCATACCGAGCGCACGGGCCCAGCCAGGACACTTCCTGACTGCCCTGTAGACTGGGTGATTTCAGGTTGTAGATGCCCCGGTGCTGCTCTGGGCCCACAGGGTGAGGGGCAGCCTTATCCCGGGGGGTCGTGAAGACCCGTCTGCCCCCACATCAGAACCCTAGGCTCAGCCGAATGGTGGGAGAGCCTTGGTCTGAAGGCCACTTCAGAACAAACAGTTGCTGCCCGGAGCCTCCCTTCCTGCTCCTGCCTGAGCATTTTGGCAACAGTGTCCtttgattttttcccttttctttgttaaaatttcttCCCATGGGCCACGTGCCAAGCACTGACTGTCCGACTCTCTCCCCATCCCGGGCAGACCATGAATGACTTCGACTATCTCAAGCTCCTGGGCAAGGGCACCTTTGGCAAAGTCATCCTGGTGCGGGAGAAGGCCAGCGGCCGCTACTACGCCATGAAGATCCTGCGGAAGGAGGTTATCATCGCTAAGGTGggccctcccagggctgctgcgGGCTGGCCGCTGTGGGGGACACAGTTCGGAGCCCGACGGTGGTCAGGAGCACGCGCTGGGCGGGACGCTTCCCGGGTCTGCTGCTGTGTCCCCCAACCCAGACCCATTGCTCAGTCCTGTGAGTCCCCCGAGAAGGGgagcctgaggcccagagagtgggGCCCTGCCTGCTGAGTCCCCCACCCTCTGGGCACCGGGAAGTGTGGCTGGGTCCTCACCCAGCAGGTGCTGTCAGGCCTGAAGGAAGCCCCTGTGGCGGCAGAGGGCCTGTGGGGAGGCCACAAGGGTGGGGCTTGGCTCAGGGTGTCTCAGGAGGAGGCTGGGCCAGGAATGGagttctattcctttttttccttatttaaagtttttaaaataggaaattcctaacatacataaaattttttaaagaaaaataaatataatggacTCCCATTTAGCAGTCATCAGCTTCAACATTAACATTTGGCCAGTCTTGTTTTATTACCTTTGCACTGCTCGTTGTTTGTTCTGGAGTACTTTAAGGCATGTCCTAGACATCACAGGTTTTCAGCCATACCTACTTAGATGTGTATTTTTAACAGATGATGATTTTAAAGACTATAATCATGGTACTGTGATCATATCCAACAGAATTAACAATCCCTGGTGTCATCGGTCCACGGCAggctttctcagcctcagcactgacATTTGGACCAGACCATTCTCTGCTGTGGGGCAGTCTTGTGCACTGTGGGACAtgtagcagcacccctggcctctaccagGGCACCCCTCCACCCCGAGTTGTGACAGTCAAAAATGTTCCTTGACATTACTGCCGATGTTATTACATTATCCCCTGGAGACAGACTCGCCCCGTGGAGAGCCAGTGTCTGGGCACTGCAGCTCCCTGGGCTACTGCCGTGCACTCAGATACCAAACTCAAGCCCATGTTAGAGTCCTGGGAGCGGGGGGCCTGTGATGCTGTGCTGGGCCCGCCCCCTGAGTTTCTGATTCATGGGTCCGAGGAGGGGGCCcgataatttgcatttttccaaGTTCCCAGGCGACGCTGATGCTGCCAGCGTGGGGACCACACATGGAGAACCGCTGCTTACAGCCTAGAGTCCTGATTAGATCCAGGTCCTTCAGGAACGTTTATAGGTGGTGATTGCCGTGGCCTGTGGCATCACCTTAGGGGTCTCAAAATGTCTGCTCGCCCCCCCACCAAGGATGTCAGAATTGACCGTGGGTTCAGGTGGTGATAGCCGGATCCTCCCTTGTGAAGTAACCGTCAGCTTCTCGCCTTATGGTTCTGAGAGCGAGCCACGGAGTGTGCTTGCCTGGGCCTGGTGTTTCATCAGGGCTTGTGAATGGAAGCATTCTGCTCCTGCCGTTCTGTCTGTGTATTGACTAGGAATGGAACTGGATATCACCAAGATGTTGCTCCCCCATCTCtcaagtggggcggggggggtgtgGCCGACGTGGTGGTGCCCTCCAGCCCCTCACCCAGCCTCTTGTCTGCAGGATGAAGTCGCCCACACGGTCACCGAGAGCCGGGTCCTCCAGAACACCAGGCACCCGTTCCTCACTGTGAGTAGCACTCTTGTCCCAGGCAGGGCCTCGCCTGCCTGTGGGGCCTCCGGGCTGGCCCCCTAGGACAGAGCCCAGGGAAAGAGCCTGACCCCTGCCACTGTGAAGAACAGACTTGGTGTTGGCCAGATGGCTGGGGCACGGTGTTGTGGGCTCTCTGGGTAGCCTGAACCAAGACACCAGGGGTGGCAGCTTCTTCACAGATGGTGCCTTCATGTCAACACCTCAGCCGATTGATGATACCAGGTTATAAGATGGCCCCAGGAGAGCATGGCTGCTGTCTTTATGGGTTAGAGGCGCTTTGTCCAGCTGGTCGGAGTGGGAacgttatttttttatgttttaagaggTAATCCTAGGAGCAGATGTATTATTATtgtgctgcctatcaacttaggCTGAGCAGACACCTCTTTGGCTACAGTCTCCATCAAGGCCAGCAGCCATCAGTTGAATGGACCAGGTTGAAGATGGCTTACAGGTTGTTTCTCTAGCTCACTTGCTGGCCAGGTGTCCTACTGAGCCAAAGCACTTGTTCAAATGAAATCTTACGAGGTTCTTCAGTGTAGAAGACAGGGAGCAGTAGAGTTGTTGTGAGCAGGGGGTCACCTAAGGGTCCTCTTAGGAACTCTCTGTAGCGCTCCTTAGAACGCAGTTTGAGAACTACTTGTTTGTCGGCAGATCGCTTTTCCAGCCTGTTTTGGGGGTTGGCTCCCAAGCCATTGCCAACTCCCAGCCAGCAAAcctcgtgtgtatgtgtgtgtgtgtgtgtgtgtgtgtgtgtaggtttaACCCATTTGACTGTAAcatgggaggaggagagatgtGAAACAGCTCTGGTTGCTCAGAACATAGTTTCTCCCCTGGCTGTGCCTCTTGGAGGCCTAGTTGAAGGCAGAAGACAGGATCGTTGAGCACAGTAACCCTTTCCCTACTGTCAGGGCATGAGCTCACTCATACGCCACAAAAGGTGAAGCTGAGATCTGAACCCTGGCCGCCTGATTCCCACGGCCTGAGCCAGGGTGGGGGGTGTATGTGCAGAATCAGCAGCgcccctgcctcccagggccGAGCGGAGAGCCCTCCTTCTTCCCACTTCCTATCCCGCCTTCCTTCCCCACAGGCGCTGAAGTACGCCTTCCAGACCCACGACCGCCTGTGCTTCGTGATGGAGTATGCCAATGGTGGCGAGGTGAGCTGCGGCTGCCCCCAGGCTGCCTTTCTGGgtgtggggggcagagggagacTTAGTGGGTGTCATCTTGTTCCATCCGCCCCCCTCCCCTTGAGGCAGGCATCACCATTTCTGTCGTGCAGGaggggaaacaggctcagagcagttaagtgacttgtccaagttcCCACAGCTAGTGAGTTGGTAGGCAGGATgcaaactgaggtccagaaagcTGTGCAGAGGGCTGTGTGGGTGGTTGGCCAACAGCGCTACAAGGACGTTCTTAAAGGCCACAGAGATAGCGTCTGTGGGTCAGGACCCCCACTCTTCTGCTGTCAGCGTGGTCTCCTGATGAGAGCCCTCAGCCACTTGCCGTCGCTCACCCGTCACCCGCTGCTCGTCCCTCACACCCTTCTCTCTCCACGCAGGGGTCGCTCACTGGCTTCACCTCTCCCACTTGGTCTCACAGCTTGTCACTTGCTCCTGAGTCGTGGTCCTCTGCTTCCTGGCTGTCGCTCCTCGTTCGCCTCCCCCCTCCTGCCTCCCGCCTCACTCCACTCAGCGCCTGGTGTCTATCCTTCGCTCTTTAtcccttgctctttttttctttctcttttcttttcttttttttttttttttttttggctcacgTGAGTTCTTCTCTACTCACCACCCCTCACTTGGGCTTTCTTGCCATCACTCGCCGGTTCGTGGGGCAGGCGTCACCTCGTCACTGGGCTGGGTGCCGGGGCCGCACACggtcccctcctccccgcccctggGCCGGGGTCTCACCTCCCCTGCCTCCTCTGCTGGCAGCTGTTCTTCCACCTGTCCCGGGAACGCGTCTTCACGGAGGAGCGGGCCCGCTTCTATGGCGCGGAGATCGTGTCAGCCCTGGAGTACCTGCACTCGCGGGATGTGGTGTACCGGGACATCAAGGTGAGCGCGCAGGCCGCGCACCGGCCTTCTGCCCGTCTGCTGAGCGTCCCCCTCCATGGAGGGTCTGTCTGTCTTGTTCTTCTCGGAGCTGAGCCTCCCACCCAGGCCCAAGGTGGTGGTTCCACAGCAGGTGGCCCTGCGTGGGGCCCTTCCAGGCTTCCTGCTGTGCGGCCAGAGGGTGTCGGTTGGTCCAAGCGCTTTAGAAGGTGGCCCAGCCGAGCCCACCAACGCCAGACACACGTGTCCCCTGTGAGACAGTCATCCTGCCCTAGGAGCATGCGCGGGAACAGGTGCCTGTGTCCATCTCAACGTGGACGCACACGCTCCTAGCAGCACTGTGTACACTGACCCCCAACTGGAAGCAACCCGAGTGTCCGTTGTCGGAAAGTGGGTAAAACACATGGAGGTGTATCCATGGAACTCTGCACGGCAGTTCAAGGGGACAAACTACAGCCACACATGATAGCCTGGGCGGGTCTCACGGGCTGAGGCTGAGGGCAAAGCCAGACAGATGAGGTGAATCTGTATCGTTTACAGTGTGTATATAggtggaaaaaatgtttaaaaagcagaGAAGTAAAGCTCTTTCTGTGTTGGAGGAGGTGGTGGGTAATAACAGGGAAGGGGCACGTGGGGGCTTCTGAGGGGGTGGTCTTTATTGACCTGGTGGAGGTTACGCAGAGGCCCTCTAAAGTGCCCATTTGTGTTAAGTTtaggaaaaaagaggagaaagaaagataatGTTCCTTACGTCCAAAGTGTGACAGCCGCAGCCCGCAGCAGGGGAAGCGGTTTGGGCAGGACCTGGCTCCTGTCTCGCCCTGCCCTGCTGTTTACCagctccctgggggcagggggcgctGGGGAGGTGCCGGGTCTGGCCTCCCCCTGAGCCTCGGAGGGCCTAACCTTGTGCTGGGGTGTGACCTCTGGTCCCCCCTGGAGCCCCTGGCACAGCTGCCACTACCCCAGGCCACAGCCTCCTccagggaagggcaggggtgTGTGGAGTTTCAGGGGTGGCAGGAAACTCTGAGATACGTTGTGTCCCTGACACATTGGCTTTTCCTACAGCTGGAAAACCTCATGCTGGACAAAGACGGCCACATCAAGATCACTGACTTCGGCCTGTGCAAAGAGGGCATCAGTGACGGGGCCACCATGAAAACCTTCTGTGGGACCCCTGAATACCTGGCGCCCGAGGTGTCTGGGGCCGGAGGGCCCAGGGGCGTGTGAGGCcgagggaggagggggccctcAGCCCTGTGTGCTTCCCCCGCCCAggccctctgagggcagggcgCCATTTCCTTCGGtggccctcccagccccgggcagGGCCGTGTCCCCCTCGGGCCCCTCCCAGCGCCTCGGCCCCGGGGGCGTGGGCCGGGCCCCTCACTGCGCCTCCCCGCGCAGGTGCTGGAGGACAACGACTACGGCCGGGCGGTGGACTGGTGGGGGCTGGGCGTGGTCACGTACGAGATGATGTGCGGCCGCCTGCCCTTCTACAACCAGGACCACGAGCGCCTCTTCGAGCTCATCCTCATGGAGGAGATCCGCTTCCCGCGCACGCTCAGCCCGGAGGCCAAGTCCCTGCTTGCTGGGCTGCTTAAGAAGGACCCCAAGCAGAGGTGAGGGCTGGCGTCTGCCCCGCCCAGCCCAGTGTCACCTGCTGCCACGTCCCTCGGCCTGGAGGGGGCAGCGTCCACAGGTGCCTCGCCCGTGGGGTGCTTGGTGTGTGTGGATCGTCCCCACAGCTGGCACTTAGGGAGCGCTCCCTTGGCTAGGCCTGTCCTTAGccctctggcctccctgcctTGTTTCATGGGGACACTGAGGAACAGGGTGGCCCTGTACCCAGCCtagggtggcagagccaggatgtgaAGCGGCCGTCTGCCAAGCCCACCCTCTCAGCTCGCAGGATGTGACCCTGGGCACAGGAGCTCCCTCCTGAGCCTCGGATTCCTCCTCTGTGAGGTGGCGGTCTGTGGCGGGACAGAATCATTAAAGGTCGTTCAGGGCCTGCAGGTCCAGGCCTGCACCGACAGCCCGTCTCCCCGGCCCCGGCTGCCCCGGGAGGCGGGTGCTGATGGCCGTCTCTGCCCAGGCTCGGCGGGGGGCCCAGTGATGCCAAGGAGGTCATGGAGCACAGGTTCTTCCTCAGTATCAACTGGCAGGACGTGGTGCAGAAGAAGGTGAGcaccactgcctgcctgctgcccgCAGAAGCCCGGCCGCTCCCGGGCGACCTTGGCTGAGGCCTCCGCTTCTCAGGCACCTGAGCCTGGACTCATCTCCTCCACAGCTCCTGCCACCCTTCAAACCTCAGGTCACATCTGAGGTTGACACAAGGTACTTTGACGACGAGTTCACCGCCCAGTCCATCACAATCACACCCCCGGACCGCTGTGAGTGTCTGAGGCCCCCTCTCCCCGCGGGCCTGGCTGGGCGGTGGAGGGGTGGGGTCTGCTCTTGGCCCAGTTCTCCAGGAGGAAGCTCACAGGTCCCCCTCCGTGCCTGGGCATTTTACCCTGCAGTATGTTCGCCAGGGCTTTCGCCGTTGGCCCACCGGTGGACCTGGTGAGGGTCACCAGGAGCCATTGGCCGCAGCACTTGGGGGAGAGGTCTGGGCAGGAGACGCTTGAGGAGTCATCAGTGCCCACAGTTGTCTCCCAAGTTGCTCAGGTCTTTGGGGCTGGATGGGTTCGGTGATCCTGTAGCTGTTTGAGTTCTTACTGTCACCTGCCCAGTGCTGGAGACACAGCAGTGACGAGacagccctgggccctgccctcagggagctcagaGTCCAGGTGGGCTGACAGCCCACAGTGATCAGGCCTGTGGTATTAGAAGTACGGGGTCTGGAGAAGCTCAGAGGAAATGGCTGACTTGGCCTGTGAGTCAGGGCTTCCTGGAGAAAGAGACATGGCAGCTGAGACTCGCTCTTGGCAGAAGGAGTGGCATGTGGGACTCCCAGAAATGGGAGCACTGCAGAGGTCAGAATAGATGGGGGAAGGGCGAGGGCATCAGGGCCAGAGCAGGAGGATCTTGGGGGTCACTGGAGGAGTACGGACGTGTTGCACGGGGAGCCATGGAAGGGTCttgggcagaggagggaagggtTGCATCAGGGCTTTAGCAAGTACCCCCTCCTCGGCTGCATGTGGAGGGGAGGATTGTTGGGGGTAGGAGTGGcgcccagggcaggggctgggccacAGAGGTCTGGGCTGGACCCCAGTGTGGCCTGGGGCAGAGGAGCTGGGGGGAGCTTGGGAGGCTGAGTGAGCAGGCTGTGGGGCCCGTGGGCCAGGGCTCTGGCCTGGGGTGGAGCTGTGGCCGAGAGGCTGGGTCTGCGAGGAAGCCCCTGAGCCTCGGTCCGGTGGTCCCCGTTCTCGTTCTCGGGGACAGCGCGCCAGCTGGGGCTTGCACTGTGGTCTGGCTGCAGCCCTTcctggggctgggtggggtgCCCGGGCCCTCTGCAGGCCGGTTCTCCCCAATCCACCTCCACCGACCCCGCAGATGACAGCCTGGGCTCACTCGAACTGGACCAGCGGACCCACTTCCCCCAGTTCTCCTATTCGGCCAGCATCCGAGAGTGAGCGGAGCGAGCAGCgctgcccgccgccgccgccgctgccaccACGGGACGCACGCGCGGCTGCCATCGCCACCGGGgggctttttttaaaactttttattttgccttttttgtttgtgtCCCCATCCCTCACCTCCTGACCCCCATTTCCAGTTTTTTCTTCAGCCCTCTGCCAAACTCACCTCAGCGGTCCTAGTGGCCCTGCCTACAGGATCCTGTCCTGCCCTCACCTTTGTGCCCAGGCCAGGATTTGGGAGACTCTCCACTGCCTGCCCCAGGACCAGGCCTTTGGGCAGTTGGAGAGATGCCGGTTTTTAATCAACATAAAGCCCCAGTGAGGGGCGAAGCATGGAGCCGTGGGGCCTACCTGAATTTCTGGCTGGGGCGCCCACAGGCAGCCCTGCCTCTGGGTTGCTGCTTCTGTCAGAGGCTGCCTTCTGGTGGGCCGCCCGGTGGACAGCGCCCTGGTGCTGCCTTCCTTGCCCTGTCGTTAGGCTCGGAGTGGCCTGGCGTGGGGCAATCCAGCCCCCTTCTCCCATGGGGGCGGAAAAGCAATAATGTCCAGGGGTCGGGGGTGCGGGAGTAGGCGAGGGCCTTTGGAAGCCGCATGCAGGACTGGGGGTTCAGGGCTCCCTCGTGGGGAGGGGGCCTGCTCTACCCTGTGGGGAACCGGGAGGGGGCCCAGGGGATGGGCGCTGCCTCCTGGCCCTGTCTTCCCCCATCCCCTAAGCTGCTCTCCTGACCCTGGGGATGAGGCAGGAGGAGCATTTGGGGGCTGGCTTCCCCACCCAACAGCCCCGTGCCTTACCAGGGCTTCCTTCAGCCGGCCTTACCTCCTGCTGGAGCCCGGGCCTGGCCCCAGCCCCTTCTGAGGATGGGGGCCGGGATGTcccccttctctctgcctgggGCGGAGGGGCGCCAGCCTCGGCTGTTACACATCTCGCACCGAGACAGTATTGGGCCCGGTGGACTTGGGTCGaagagggggtggggctgggtgtcTGGTACGAACGGAGGTAGGGGCCTCTGCGAAGGGAGGCTCCAGGCCACCTCACTCCTTCCCGCTCTCCGGGCCCCACGTTCTGCAGCCTTAAGGTGAACGTGTCAGTGCTCTGGGCACTCAACgtgcgtgcctcaggctgtgtGTGTCTGCGGGCGTGCCTGTGCATCTGGGATGCAGATGcacgtggggtgtgtgtgtgtgcacgtgtgttggGTATGTGTGTGCGAGGGCAAGCGAGTCCGGCCTCGAGTGTGCGTGGTGTGTGTGGGCTCGGGCCCCGCCCCTGGCTCAGGCACTTCAACccgagggggagggggtgctAGCCTAGCAGGGGATCCACACCTGAGGTCCACTTGTTGCCCTGTCCCCCCTGCCCTGTTCCCCCCAGCATCTCTGGGGTTTGGGatttagtttctgtggttttgATCACCCCAGCCCACCTTCTGTAGGTAGGTCACAGACAttctggggcggggtgggggggttggtTTGGGTGGGTGGGTTCTGACTTTtcctgtctgtgtgtgtttgtcgTTCACCTGAcagttctccctcctccccaccggcCTGTCCCCATCCCTCGTGTTTGTACGGTACAAGCAATAAAGACACTCATTTCAGCCTGGGGTCCACCACCCTGGGCCTTTCCTTGCTTCCAGAGTCTGGCCCCGGGCATCAGCTGCCTCCTGCTCCCGTCCTTCTGGTCACGGGGCCTGTTGAGCCACGAGGAGGGGGTGAGGTGTGCTCAAGCtcagggtggagggtggggaccgCTGGGGGGGAAGCTGCCGAAGAGTTGGGGGAAGGCGCCAGGGCGGGGGGTACAGTGGACAGAGACCATTGCAGTCCCTCGGAAGCTGCTTAGGCAGAAAGAGGTGGGGTGGAGAGATGGGGGTGGAAGGGGTGCGAGGTGTCACTGGGCCCTAGAGTGGGCgtgggagggagaggactcaTTTCCTGTGGCCCTTGAGCCCTGGAAGGGGGCACTGCCTGCTCGCCCCATCTTACCTATGGCCCCCAATTCTGACACACAACCCTTGGCGGATCAGTGGGATGTGTGGTGGCAGTCGGCTGGGAGCACCTCGGGTTGGGTTACAGCCTTCACAGCTCTGGGACCCCTCTGGCACCTGTCCCTTTAATCCTGGAGTTACCATGCTTGAGTCACTCCTCTCAGACCCCAGGGCCAGGGCTGCCCTTGCGGAGCCCTGGCACAGGTGAATTTAATGTCAGATTTTGCCCGAAGGTGTAGGCCTTTACACACACGGAGCCTTTGAGATTGTAAATGGGGGTAGAGGAAAAGTCAGATGCTACAACCAAGACTCaaggaatattttttgttttctaacttcatatggactttattatgaaTTGAGTTACAAAAGTATGTCCTGGTGGTCATATGATAAACGTCAGAGAGGCTTATAAAGAAAAGCCTTttaaaagcaactatactccaataaaaattaatgaaaaaagaaaagccttttaCTCTTCCCTCTTGTCCAGCCCCTGGAGGTGCCTGGTGCTAGAGTTCCTCGTCCCACCACACTGTCACTCAGACCTTCGTGTGGGTCCAGCCCCGCATCTACCTCAGCCAGTTAGTGGTGTCTTAACAGCCTGCGGAGGCCTCCCCCGGGTTCCTCAGTTGCTGCCCTCAGTTGAATGTGTATCCGTAGATGTAGTGGTGCTTCTTATTTCGGTAGGAGAACTTTTCCCAAATAGGGAGTTTTAGAGGGGagtgttttaataaattttaccaaTTGGGGAAATTAAATTTTGAATAGATCTGTCTTTTGTCACGTGCATTTAGACAGTTTCACGAGTTTtgtgaaaggaggaggaggaaactcAAAACCACCCCCAGGCCTTGAGCGGTCATTCTGGTCCTCATGTTACCCCTGTGCCATGTTACACAGTGCCATGAAAGGCTGTCCCTCTGTCTGCATAACTCTTTCCTCCCAGCTGAGGTCGTCAAGCTGCTGGGCTCTGTACTGCtgcatcttacccctcccccctcctgccGGCATATGTACATCAGTAGGCTTGCTGGGTCGTTGGTAGAAACGAGATCCTCCTCTCTGAGCCACTTTTCTGCATTTGGGGGACTCCTCGTGGACACTTGTCATGCCTCCAGCTGCTTCACGAGCTTTCTCTGCTTTCTTGGGTTGGATGTGCCTCAACTGATTCAGCTGCCCCCCGTCGACAAGAATTTAGTTGGTTTCCAGTTTGTTTGCTGCTACCAGCAGTACTGTAATAAACCTTTGACAGTGTAACAATCCATCTTATCGCGCTTGTGCTTTCTAAATTTTTGTGGCCTACATTCTAGAGTTGCTGTATCTTAATACATGCCAGATAGCTTTCCCCAAAAGTGTAGCGattcacatatttttaattttgaaataattgcagACTCGTTGAAAactttgaaactttaaaaaagagtACCACAGTGATTCTAGGACTGGAGCAGAAAATGTACAAGATGAACCCGAGCATCTTGTGCCCGAAAATAAGGACCTACTAGAACCAAACCAAACCGTCACTGACGGGGCATtgaagggacacaggagccaatgGGAAAGAGCCACCAGTGGCCACAGCTGAAAGCAATTTGAGCAACAATAATTAGCATAGTATTGGGTTTTACCCAAGGGGTAAAATAAATGAGTCTGTGCTGATATAAATGACAAATGGTGAGAACAGACATATCTCTACAGAATTCCAGATAATATCTGTAAATAGTCTGCCTTCAAAGAGGGGAAACATGGCCCCCACTCCTTTGGTATGGACTGCAAagtgacttgcttccaaagagtacagtatggaaagggggGAAGGCAACTGTTAGTGGAGAAAGTGGAGCTGCATCAGGCAGGTGGTCAAGGTCAACGTCAAGTGGTGAAGCGTGTCGGCAATGTGTACCTCCTATAGGAGGCGATTAGATGATACTTTACCTCTGGGGTCTTTCTGAAACACTCTCAGTCTAATAAAGAGAAAACACGCATCAGGAAGAGTCCAGCTGAGGGATGTTCTGCACAAGACCCGACCACTGGTTCTCAGAACTGTCAAGGTTGTTCAAAACAAGGAGAGCCTGAGaagctgtcacagccaagagaagcCTTAGGAAACATgaagactaaatgtaa
Above is a window of Balaenoptera ricei isolate mBalRic1 chromosome 19, mBalRic1.hap2, whole genome shotgun sequence DNA encoding:
- the AKT2 gene encoding RAC-beta serine/threonine-protein kinase isoform X1, producing the protein MQAIQMVANSLKQRGPGEDPMDYKCGSPSDPSAAEEMEVAVSKARAKVTMNDFDYLKLLGKGTFGKVILVREKASGRYYAMKILRKEVIIAKDEVAHTVTESRVLQNTRHPFLTALKYAFQTHDRLCFVMEYANGGELFFHLSRERVFTEERARFYGAEIVSALEYLHSRDVVYRDIKLENLMLDKDGHIKITDFGLCKEGISDGATMKTFCGTPEYLAPEVLEDNDYGRAVDWWGLGVVTYEMMCGRLPFYNQDHERLFELILMEEIRFPRTLSPEAKSLLAGLLKKDPKQRLGGGPSDAKEVMEHRFFLSINWQDVVQKKLLPPFKPQVTSEVDTRYFDDEFTAQSITITPPDRFFSSALCQTHLSGPSGPAYRILSCPHLCAQARIWETLHCLPQDQAFGQLERCRFLINIKPQ
- the AKT2 gene encoding RAC-beta serine/threonine-protein kinase isoform X2; translation: MNEVSVIKEGWLHKRGEYIKTWRPRYFLLKSDGSFIGYKERPEAPDQTLPPLNNFSVAECQLMKTERPRPNTFVIRCLQWTTVIERTFHVDSPDERQEWMQAIQMVANSLKQRGPGEDPMDYKCGSPSDPSAAEEMEVAVSKARAKVTMNDFDYLKLLGKGTFGKVILVREKASGRYYAMKILRKEVIIAKDEVAHTVTESRVLQNTRHPFLTALKYAFQTHDRLCFVMEYANGGELFFHLSRERVFTEERARFYGAEIVSALEYLHSRDVVYRDIKLENLMLDKDGHIKITDFGLCKEGISDGATMKTFCGTPEYLAPEVLEDNDYGRAVDWWGLGVVTYEMMCGRLPFYNQDHERLFELILMEEIRFPRTLSPEAKSLLAGLLKKDPKQRLGGGPSDAKEVMEHRFFLSINWQDVVQKKLLPPFKPQVTSEVDTRYFDDEFTAQSITITPPDRYDSLGSLELDQRTHFPQFSYSASIRE